Sequence from the Bacillaceae bacterium S4-13-56 genome:
TACTGCACTATTAATTGCAGGATGTAACGGCAATGACGAAGAGAATAATGCTGCCAACAACACGAATGATACAACGAACAATACAGAGAATGATGGAGAAGGAAACAACGCAGGTGATACGGAAGAAAAGACAAAGATTGTTTTTGCTGCTCAGAACGATAATACTCCAGCAACTCAAGCAGCAATCGATGCTTTTAATGAGAGTCAAGACAAGTACGAGGTTACTTGGACTGAGATGACCAATGACTCTGCACAAATGCACGACCAACTATTAACGTCTCTATCTGCTGGATCTGATGAATACGACGTTCTTTCTTTAGATGTTGTATGGGCTGGTGAATTTGCAGGTGGCGGATACTTAGAGCCGATTGACATGATGATGGAGGATTCTGACTATAGCATTGAAGATTTTAACTCTGGTTCCATGACTTCTGGTAACTATAAAGGGATTCAATATACCCTACCTTTCTTCCCTGACTTAGGTTTACTATATTATCGCAGTGATATAGTAAGTGAAGAAGATGCAGCTACATTAGAATCTGGTGATTATACCTACGAAGACTTGGCTGCAATGTCAGGAAAATATAATGGTGAACAAGGAACTCAATACGGAATTGTTTATCAATCTAAGCAATATGAAGGTTTAACAGTAAACTTGGCTGAGTTTACTGGCCAGTTTGAAAATGTAGAAGGTGGATTGCAAACAATGTATGACTTTACAACAGCAGATTGGACACCACAAGATATTCTTAACTATGACGAAGGTGCAACACACACTGCTTTTGAAAATGGAAATGCTGTTTTCCAACGCAATTGGCCATATGCTTATGGACGTGTAATGAACCCTGAAGAAAGCGAATCTCAAGTAACTGCTGAACAAGTTGGTGTTGCTCCACTTCCAAATGGCGGAGCTGTTGGTGGATGGTTACTTGGTATCAACAATAATTCTGCTAATGTAGAAGGAGCTTGGGAATTCATTAAATTCTTAGCTGGACCTGAAGGTCAAAAGATTATGTCTACAGAAGGTGGATATTTACCTGGATATAATGCACTTCTTGACGACGAAGAAGTTCTTGCATCCAATGATCTATTAAGCTTTGAAGGCTTCCAAAACGCTCTTCAAAGCACAATTGCTCGTCCGGTTACAGCTGAATACTCAGAGGTATCTGATGATATTCAAGTAGCTGCACATAAATACCTAAGCTCTGGTGAAGGTTTAGACGAAGCTGTTCAAGTTATTGAAGACGCATTAGCTACAGAGTAAAACGGGTAAGGGGGGCTCTAGCGATAGGGCCCTTTTTTTGACAGATAGGAAAGTATAAAACTTGTCTAGCTCCAGCGCCCTATCGACTAGAGACGTTTCCCTCCTCTCCATCGATAAGTCAACATCGATGAAGGAGGTTCGGTTAAAAACGCGACATCCAATTACTCGACCCACCGAAAACATTTGTCGCAACACCGAACTGACTCGCAGGATGCGAGCCCTCGTGAACCGTGTTTCCTTTATCTCAGAGGATCGTAGGCTAAAACCGCCACAAGCCTACGTGACCCACATCCTGTGGGCCTCACCGCCTTACGTCGATGTTCGAGGGCGCTTGCGCTTTTCTTACAAGATACAAAAGTATAAACCTTTCCTATCTGCATAAATTAAGGCATCTACTATAAAAGGTTGGTTTCTAAATACTATCAAAATTTATAACCTTAGTCGGTCGATAGTATTAGAAAAACTTAGAATATAAGGGTTTCTAAAACGCATTCAAGAATCCTTGTAACGATAAGCTGAGTTTTTCTAATAACTAATCTGTTCCGTTAATCATTTTGAAAGGAGGATGGATGTATGAAAAAAATGGGCTTTAAAGAATTTCTATTTATTGTTCCTGTATTATTATTAATTGGGATTTTTTCGGTTTGGCCAGTTATTCAGTCCTTCACATATACATTTTTTGATTACCGATTGAATGATCAAACGCGTGCGGGGCTTTATTTAAATGAACGATTTGAAGCTGATTTATATAATGAACGTTCCTTTTACATCCAGAGGTTTATAAAAGCGGATTTAGAGAATATTACAGATGAAAGTGATAAAGAGGCGGCACTGGAAGTGATCTCTTCCCTACAAGCGTTGGATGAACGTTTTAAGGATGAGGAGGGCGTATTGAAAATTGAGCAAGAGGAAGCAGATCAAGTAAAAAACACATACTTATTAGCCTCTAAAACCATTGCTGACCTCAATCAGAAATATGAACTTCAGCAAGGAGAGAATTTACCTGAGCTTATTGAAGACATTAATGCCAGTTTGATTCAATCGAATTTTATTGGATTGGATGGCTATAAAAAAGCCTTATCAGATGAACGGCTCTTAACGGCAACCGTAAATACAGTCATTTTTACAGTTGTTTCAGTATTCTTTGAGTTAATACTTGGTCTTGGTATGGCGATGATTATGAACCAATCGATACGTGGGCAAGGGTTTATTCGGGTATCTTCGTTAATTCCGTGGGCGATTCCAACAGCAGTAGCTGCACTCATGTGGAACTACTTATATGATGGCAATGCTGGTGTAGTAGCAGAGATGTTTGCCAATTTGGGACTCATTGATAATCCACAGGATCTTTTGCTGACGGCACCTGGAGCTATGACAGCAAGTATCTTGGCTGATGTGTGGAAAACAACTCCATATATGGCTATTTTGCTTCTCGCGGGTCTACAAACCATTCCTGGTTCACTATACGAAGCTGGATCTATAGACGGGGCAACAAAATGGCAGCAGTTTATTAAAATTACATTACCTTTACTTAAGCCTTCTATGTTGGTCGCGCTCCTGTTCCGAACTCTGGATGCCTTCCGAGTGTTCGACCTCATCTACGTATTAACAGGTGGAGGGCCAGGTGGAGCAACGGAAACTTTATCTATCTATTCCTATAAGACGATGTTTAGTCAAACAAACTTCGGTTATGGGTCTGTCGTTGTTATGATAATGTTCGTTTGCGTAGCGATTATCTCGATTATTTATGTGAGGGTTCTCGGTGCTAATCTGATGGAGAAAAATTAAAGGAGGGATTACGATGGCAGATTCAAAGAAAAAAAATACAAAATGGACTTTTTGGGCTTTGTTGGTCTTTTATTTAGTTGTTGTTGTATTTCCTTTTTTATGGATCCTCGTGACCTCCTTTAAGAGTACAGGAGAGATCTATGGAAACAACGCTTTTGGAGTAATTCCAGATAACCCAACAATGGATCACTATTATAGTGTAGTTATGGAAAAGGGGATTCTACGTGCTATCTTAAATAGCTTGGTTGTTGCAACAACAACTACGATCTATATTATAGCAGTGGCAACTTTTGCCTCCTATGCTATTTCACGCTTTCATTTTAAAGGGAAAAACATATTATTAGGGCTAATTCTTGCGGTTTCCATGTTTCCGCAAATGATTATTATTGCTCCAGTTTATAACATGTTTTTAGAGCTAGGTTGGACAAACAGCTATTTCATTGTCTTACCATACTCTACAATTACATTGCCAATGGCAGTTTGGATCTTAGTAACACACTTCAATCAAATTCCTATTGCTTTGGAGGAATCAGCAAAAATTGATGGGGCAAGTCCTATCCAAACTTTATTTCGAATCGTATTTCCTTTGGCAGCACCCGGAGTGTTTACTACAGCGATCATTGTGTTTATTAGTGCTTGGAATGAGTTTGTTCTTTCTATCACCTTAAATTCAAACTCAGAGTTCCATACGGTTCCTGTAGCAATCTCTTTCTTACGTACCCAGTTTGAGATACTTTGGGGACAGGTCTCAGCAGCAACGATTATTGTTACCATACCAACTTTAATTATAGTTCTCTTGTTCCAGCGTCAAATTATTTCTGGATTGACATCAGGTGGAGTTAAAGAATAACCTAGGAGGGTCAGGGCATGACATGGCATGTTTCAAGCAAATCATTAATGGACACCCAATTACTAACAGAAGAAAGCCTATACTTCCTTGGAAACGGATATTTAGGTATTAGAGGAAATTTTGAAGAAACATATGGTCCCTCTTATGATTCAATTAGAGGGACCTATATCAATGCTTTTCACGATATCATAGACATTCCATACGGGGAAAAATTAAAAGCTTTTCCGGATACCCAGCAAAAAATGCTAAACGTTATCGATGCGCAGACCATTCAGTTTTATTTTGGGAACGAAAAAGAGCTCTATACGATTACAGATGGAGAAATCATAAGCTATGAAAGAAAGTTGCAAATGGACCAAGCGATTAGTGAGAGAATGGTTCATTGGAAATCTCCAGAAGGTAAAGAAGTAGAATTTCATTTTGAACGATTAGTATCTTTTATTCATCGGGAATTATTTGTCATTAAAGTAACAGTGACTCCCTTGAATTTTGATGGAGAGATAACTATTGTTTCCACCGTAAATGGAAATGTAACAAACTATACAAACCCTAATGACCCAAGAGTAGGAGCTGGACATGCCAAAAGGCTTCATACTATCGACGGGGGTGTATATTCTAATAAAGGGTATATCGTTGCAGAGGCTGAGGTTTCTAAGCTAAGAACTGCTTGTGTTGCTCATCATCGCTTTTCAATCCCCGATATTCAGGAAAAAATGAAACATGAAGCTGGAGAAGTTTCTTTTACCTATAAAATGGAAGGAAAGAAAGGACAAGCCATCCAATTTACAAAGTGGAATGTATACACAGACACTCTTCGTCATGGGGAACAATTACTTGAGCGAGCACAACAAATCACTAATAATCTTGAAGATGTTTCATATGAAGAGTTAAAATCAGCCCAAAAAACATACATGAATGGTTTTTGGGAGAGAAGCGATGTAGAAATAAAAGGAGATACAGATCTTCAAAAAGGAATTCGCTTTAATCTGTTTCATCTTCTCCAATCTGCTGGCCGAGATAAATATTCAAATATTGCTGCAAAAGGTCTATCAGGGGAAGGTTATGAAGGTCATTACTTTTGGGACACAGAGATCTATATGTTCCCAGTCTTTCTCATGACAAATCCTGATTTAGCCAGACAGCTTCTTATCTATCGTTATTCCATTTTAGATGGTGCCAGAAAACGAGCAAAGGAGATGGGGCATAATCAAGGAGCTCTATTCCCGTGGAGAACGATCAATGGAGACGAATGCTCCTCCTTTTTTCCAGCAGGTTCAGCACAGTATCATATAAGTGCGGATATAGCCTATAGTTACATTCAATACTTTCAAGCCACTCACGATGAAGAGTTTATGAAAGACTTTGGTACAGAGCTTTTAATAGAAACAGCAAGATTGTGGATAGATGTAGGTCATTTTCGTAGAGATGGACGCTTTGCCATCGAGGATGTGACCGGTCCGGATGAATATACCTGTATCGTAAACAACAATTATTATACGAATGCAATGGCGAAACATAATTTAAAATGGGCTGCTAAGCTATTTCATTTGATGAAAAAATGGGATCCTAAAAAATCCGAAGAGCTGTCACGTCGACTTGATGTAAAAGAAAATGAGGTTTCTGAGTGGGAGAGGGCTTCTGAACAGATGTATTTAGGGCATGATGAGGAACTGAAAATTAACCCACAAGATGATACATTCTTAGAAAAAGAACAATGGGATTTGGAGAATACACCAAAGGAGCATTTCCCACTATTGCTTCATTATCACCCACTTACATTGTATCGTTATCAAGTCTGTAAGCAGGCCGATACAGTACTTGCTCATTTTTTACTTGAAGATGAACAAGAACTTGAAACTATAGAAAACAGCTATGACTATTATGAAAAGATAACAACACATGATTCTTCCTTATCTTCGTGTGTTTTCAGTATTATGGCTTCTAAGTTGAGGAAGAAGGAGAAGGCCTATCATTATTTTTCTGAAACATCTTTAATGGATTTGGAAAACACCCACGGCAACACAAAGGATGGTTTGCATATGGCAAACATGGGTGGAACATGGATGGCCATTGTGTTCGGGTTTGCTGGTTTGCGTATTAAAGAGGATGGTCTCCATCTGGCTCCATGGATTCCAGAATCTTGGGCAGGATATAGCTTCCATATTCAGTACAAATTCCAAAATATCCATGTACAGGTAGAGTCAAAGAATCTAACCTTCACTCTCTTGGAAGGAGCCGAAGTTCCAATGCATGTCTACGATGAGAGCTGTATTATCAAGCCGCAACAACCACTCTCTATCCCGGTAAAAGAAAAGCATAGTAAAAAGCGTCGATGATCGTATCGACGCTTTTTCTGAGAAAAAAATGGGCCAGTATGTATGAATTTGCGCGTTCATGCGGAAAATACCCCAGTATTAAATTAATTTTAATGCTGGGGCGAGAGGAGTGTAAAATAATGTAGTTTCTTAATGGATGAGCATAACTCTGCTTTTTGTTTCCTAATCAAGTTCGTGGGTTAAAAATGTAGAAGTTTTGATAGAGCTTGGGAAGAAAGTTTATAATATCGACTTGAATCTCGGTATTTTCTTCTTTTTTCAAGTTCTTTAGCCAGAAGCAGACTGTAGTTACTTACATGTTCATGAAGCTGATACCTTTGAAAAAAAGGAATGGTCTTCATGGTTACATAGAGTTTAAATTCTTGAAAGTCTCCCGAGCTTAATTTTTGATAGGTTGTAAAATGATGAATGTAATCTTGAAGTCGGGAGGGATCATCAATTAAAGAAAAACCTTTATCCACCCATTTTTTAACATCATCCCATTGATTAGACTTCGTAAGCTCTTGAACCAACTGCAAAACAGTATTCAGACTATAACGGCTGCCTGATACATCTTCGTATCCATTTAACAAGAATTTTAATGCTTTTTCTGAATCTCCCTTTGTTGTATAAAACTTCCCTCTATAAAAGGAGATGCTTTTTAGTAGTGAACGCAATCCAAGTACATTGGCTGCTTTTTCAGATAAGGAAAATGATGCTTCTGCCTTTTCTAAATCACCGCTTCGTAGATAACAGACTCCTAAGATAAACTGGCATTCTGCAGTTCGCTTATAGTTCATATCCTCGTAATATAATTCAAGTGCCAGATTGACATATTCAAAGGTTTTGTTGACCTTATATACATTGAGATAGCTCCTCGCCATATGGAAACATAGGTCAGCTTTTTCCCAGTGTTCGATTTGTCCTCCTTTAGAAATGACTTCTGCAGTTTCGAAATATTGAGTCGAACGATGGAAGTCGCCATAACTATAATAAAAGATCCCGTTAAATTTATGATAGAAATAAAGAGAAACTTCATTAAAGATATCTTTTAAATTTTCTAATTCTTCCTTCAGTTCATTAGCTTTTATATAGTTTTCCTTTGTTAAATAATAGTGAAACTCATAGAGAATAAATAGGTTATGAAGGAAAGGGTCAAAAACGTCACTCATCACTTCTTTCAATTCCAAATGAGAATCTTCGCTTGTGCTGTTGAAATTAATAATATTTTGCTTATACCACGAATTCAAACGCTCTTTTGCTTCCTCAGACCTATCATGAATATTAATCGAAACATGTAAACGCTCCATGAGAAGGGATAGAATTTCTTCACTAGGAACGGTTTGGCCATTTTCTATTTTGCTGTAATAGGAAACAGAACAAATTCCCTCGCACACCTCCTCTTGACTTATTCCTTTTTTTAACCGATGAAATTTTAAAAAGATGTGGATAGGCGGATTCAAGTGCACCGCTCCTTTCTATGTAAGGAGTTGAAGAAAGTATGTACAAGAACCCCTCTAAAAAAGGGGGTTCCAATCAAAATATTTCCCAATAAAAACTTAGCTCAAATTCTGTATACTATTAATATACAAGAAAAAACTACAAAATACCTTAAGAAATTACATTTTATCTTGAATAAATGCGCAAATAAAATATTTAAATGTAGAAAAATGTAGAAATTTAGGAGGGCTCTACCGTGACATACGAAGAATTAATTCTAGAATTTGAGCAGAAATTGAATCGAAACCTATTTGACGGGGAAAAAGAGTTTGTGAGCTGGTTGTTCGAAGAGATCCAAAAGGAATGTTACTGGTTCAGAAAGAAGGAAAAGTTCTTATTTTAACTGCAATGCAATTATAAAGATTATATAAATAAGATTAGGGAGCATCTGCTTAATGTGCCTTTCCATAAAGGACATTTAGGCAGGTGCTCTTTTTTTTACAAGATAAAGTATAAAATTTGTTAGCTCCAGAGAAAAAGCTTCCTCGGGTAATCTTGGCCACGAGTAAGGAAAGCTACAATGAACTATTTCGCACGAAGAAAAAGCTTGCTGGTTTCGAGGATGTAGGTCACGTCGGCGTTGTCACACGATGTGACGGTTTTAGCCGACGATCCTGGAAATTCAAGTGCTAACATTCCCGTTTTAAGTGACTCTTTTCTCGGGCATAGATTATCTTGAGTGCTACCAATAGTGTTAAATCTGCACTCCATAGTGACGAAAAAATCGTGTTTAAGTGACGATTTTTTTTGCAGACAGTTAACTTATGTGCTATCCGAGCCTCTTGGGTGACAAGACCAAACTCGATTGTCATGGGGATAGGGGGTGGGAGGTATTATAAGTTTTGGGTTTTGGGGCAGTCGCTCAAACCATTGTAAAGCGTGGATATCGGGAATTCTCTACTCTTTAACTAATAAACAACTATCGTTGTTTATTAGTTAATTGATCATATGTTAGGAAAAGTAACATAATTATTATCTACTAGAAGATGAATTTTTGATTGTGCTAGCAATAACAGAATCACTTCAGGTAACCGATGCGAGTTTAGTAGCGGTGAATGCGGCAATTATAGTTTTTTAATTTTTTAGTGAAAACCACTTGACATTTTTCAGAATACTTGTAAAATTACGTATTATAAGAAATGTAAGGATTTATAACATATTATGTGAGGAGATGTTTACATGAGTGAAATGGCATTATTGAATTCATTGTGGGTAATGGTAGGAACCGTACTTGTTATTTTGATGATTGGGGGGTTCATCCTTTTAGAGGCTGGTTCCACTCGTATGAAAAATGCTGGGCATATTTCAGGGAAGACAATTTTCGCCTTTGGAATTTCGTCATTAGTATTTTGGGCCGTAGGTTATGGGATTTCTTTTGGAAATGATGTCGGTGGATTTTTTGGTTTTTCAAACTTCTTCTATAATGGAGAGGTTAATCCTGATAGTGATTTAGCGGAAAGTGTTTTCTTTTTATTCCAATTAGCGTTTGCTGGAATTTCACTGACCATTGCTTTTGGTGGTTTTGCAGAGAGAGCGAAGCTGTCAGCATATCTTTGGTTTGCTGTTCTGTTTTCGATTTTCGTCTATCCTGTGGTTGCACACTGGATTTGGGGTGGTGGATGGTTAGCTGAACATGGGAAACAAGACTTTGCTGGGTCAACAGTTGTTCACTTAACAGGTGCAATGGCTGCATTGGCAGCGACTATGATCCTGAAGCCACGTATTGGTAAATTTAATAAAGATGGTTCTTCTAATACGATAGAGGGGCATAACCAAGTTTATACTGCCTTAGCTGTTCTATTGCTTTGGGTAGGGTGGTTTGGATTTAATGCAGGTAGTACTTTATCAGCAGATGGGGCATTCTTTGGTTTTGTAGCTGTTAACACTAATTTAGGTGCCGCAGCTGGTGCTGTTGTTGCTTTACTTTTACCATGGGCAATAAAAGGGAAGAGTGACGTTCCTACCATGTTAAATGGTGCCTTAGCTGGTCTTGTAGCTATTACAGCATCAAGTGGTTTCGTGGACCCTTGGGCAGCCGTGGTCATTGGAGCCATTGGTGGGCTTATCGTATACTTAAGTATGGAACTAATGGATAAATTAAAAATAGATGATCCAATCTATGCACTATCTGTTCATGGAGCAGCTGGTATTTGGGGTACACTTTCGAATGGCTTTTTTGCAACCCCTGAATTGGCAAGCGTCGGTCAACCAGGACTCTTCTATGGTGGTGGCTTTACTCAGTTAGGTGTTCAGCTCCTTGGAGTGGTCGCAAGTGGAATCTATGCTTTTGTTGTATCTTACATTCTATTAAAAATAATTGAAAAAGTATTCCTTGGTGGAACTTTACGCGTAACACACGAGGAAGAGTTAATGGGTCTCGATATGAGTGAACATGGGAGCTATGGGTACCCAGAGGCGTTTGGTGATACATCAGATAAAAAAACTAGTTGATTTGAGCTGATTCTATGATAAATCATCTACAACTTCAAAAAGAGCATGAGGTTCTCCAGTCACACCTAGTTCAGGAGGCCTATCGCAAGACCGTTCAAACATGGGGGGAACCTCCGTGCTCTTTTTCTTTCTTTTTTGTAGGGAGTACAGGAAGAGAAGAACAGCATTATAGAAGTGATCAAGACCATGGTCTGATATTTGAAGATCCGGGAGAAAACAATCAAAATTATTTTCTTTGCTTAGGTAAGGAAATTAATTTGGCTTTATCTAAAGGCGGCTACTCCAATTGTGAAGGGAATGTAATGGCTAGTTTGGAAGGGTGGAATCGATCCTTTATGGATTGGTCCAATTTGATAAATATATGTAGAGAAAGAAAAACGTTTGATGACTTACGAACATTTTTAATGCTCTTTGATGCAAAGCTTCAATTGGGTGATGGCAAACTAATTCAAGCCATAAAACAAAAGCAAATAAAACTAGCGAAGGATACGGATTTTGTCTGGTGGCTTGCTGAAAACACAAGAAAAGTTCCTGTTTCATTAAATGCTTTTGGAAAAATAGTTGGCGAGACGGTGGATTTAAAGGAAGCTGTATACTATCCAATCATTCATACGATTCGACTATTTGCTATTATGGAGGGAATCCTGGAAAGTAATTCTCTTGAACGTCTTAAAAAAATTCATACATTATCACAAGATGAAAAAAACAGAATGGAACTATTATTGAAAACTTATTTTTCATTACGGTTAAATTGGACTTCTGAAAAGCAAGATTATAAGAACATCCATCAACTGGATGTATCATTGCTTTCTGAAGAGGATAAAAAGGAGTTAAAAAGGCTAATTAAAGAAAGTCATAGTTTTCATAATAAGTGGACACGACGTATACAAAAGTGGGCGAAAAATCGTGAGATTGGATGATTTTTTCCAATGGAATGTTTTGAAAAAGTTAACAGGACTTAAGGAGCAGGATTTCCAAACTCAAGCACTCTTAAGACAAATGGAACGAGAACAAAGGGAGCATAATTTTCTTGTAACACCTTTTGAGAAAATAGACTTTACCATTTTTGATATCGAAACTACCGGATTTAATCCTTTTAAAGGGGATGTTACCTTATCTATAGGAGCAGTTAAAATTCAGCAAATGGAAATAACTAAGGAACAGTTCCATACATTTATTCAATATGAAGAAGAGATTCCAGAGGTTGCTAAAAAAATAACCGGAATTACGGAAGAAGACTTAAAAGGGGGAGTAACGAGGTCGGAGGCTTGGCGCTCTTTTATGGAATTTGCAAAATCAACTGTTTTTGTGGCTCATCACGCAAAGCATGAAAAACAATTCATGCGACAAGAGGTTTGGCGTGAGTTCCGACAAATGGTTCAGCCCTATGTTCTCGATACCGCTTGGCTTGCGGGTAAATTAATGGGCGTCAACGACAATTTTGCATTAGATCATTGTTGTAACCATTTTGAGATACAGATTGAAAAAAGACACCACGCCCTTTGGGATGCTACCGCAACAGCTGAACTTTTGTTAGCCATGATCCATCAATTGAGAGAAAATAAAATAGAGTCCATTCACGAGTGCTATCTTCACTTGACCTAAGAAAAGCGATTCCGTTGTAAAGGGCGGAGTCGTTTTTTTGTTTTTAGGAAAGGGGAGAGATTTGGAGTAATTATAAATAGAGGGTTTAGCTTAAATAGGGAGAGGCATCATTCAAACATATGTAAACGTATCCATTTGTATAAATATTCTAACATTTAATAAATTAAATAATATTTTATGGAAATCTATTTACTAAAATATAATTATATGTATAATCATTCATATGAACTTATAAATATTAATTGAAGAGGAGATATAAAAATGAAAAAATTGAGGTTAGTTACTCTGTTATTGTTACTTGGCTTTCTAGCTGCTTGTGGAACTGCTGATGAGAACTCAGCAGGAAATGGAAATGATCAAGAAGAGGTAGTGATTGCAACTGATGCTGCTTACGCTCCATTTGAGTATATGGACAAGGGTGAAATTACTGGATTTGATGTAGACATAGCGTTAGCGGTATTTGAGGAAGCTGGTATTCCAGCAAAGTTTGAGAATGTTGGGTGGGAGCCAATGCTCCAATCTGTAAAGAATGGTAGCTACAAGATTGGTGTTTCTGCTATTTCTATTACTGACGTACGTAAAGAAACTTATGATTTTTCAAATCCTTATTTTGAATCAACACAAATGGTACTTGTTCCAGAAGGATCTACTATTAAGTCAGCGGCGGACCTAGAAGGTAAAAAAATTGGTGTTCAAATTGCAACTACAGGAGCAACTGCTGCTGAGGAGCTTTTCGGAGTAAACAATGAAAACATCAAGAAATTCGAAACCACACCACTTGCTATTATGGGAATGAATCAAGGTGACGTTGATGCTGTTATACTGGATAATACAGTAGCTAATGAATATATAGAAAATAACCCAAATGAAAAAATAGAAGCATTTTATGATGAAGAG
This genomic interval carries:
- a CDS encoding exonuclease domain-containing protein, translating into MRLDDFFQWNVLKKLTGLKEQDFQTQALLRQMEREQREHNFLVTPFEKIDFTIFDIETTGFNPFKGDVTLSIGAVKIQQMEITKEQFHTFIQYEEEIPEVAKKITGITEEDLKGGVTRSEAWRSFMEFAKSTVFVAHHAKHEKQFMRQEVWREFRQMVQPYVLDTAWLAGKLMGVNDNFALDHCCNHFEIQIEKRHHALWDATATAELLLAMIHQLRENKIESIHECYLHLT
- a CDS encoding DUF294 nucleotidyltransferase-like domain-containing protein, which gives rise to MINHLQLQKEHEVLQSHLVQEAYRKTVQTWGEPPCSFSFFFVGSTGREEQHYRSDQDHGLIFEDPGENNQNYFLCLGKEINLALSKGGYSNCEGNVMASLEGWNRSFMDWSNLINICRERKTFDDLRTFLMLFDAKLQLGDGKLIQAIKQKQIKLAKDTDFVWWLAENTRKVPVSLNAFGKIVGETVDLKEAVYYPIIHTIRLFAIMEGILESNSLERLKKIHTLSQDEKNRMELLLKTYFSLRLNWTSEKQDYKNIHQLDVSLLSEEDKKELKRLIKESHSFHNKWTRRIQKWAKNREIG
- a CDS encoding basic amino acid ABC transporter substrate-binding protein — protein: MKKLRLVTLLLLLGFLAACGTADENSAGNGNDQEEVVIATDAAYAPFEYMDKGEITGFDVDIALAVFEEAGIPAKFENVGWEPMLQSVKNGSYKIGVSAISITDVRKETYDFSNPYFESTQMVLVPEGSTIKSAADLEGKKIGVQIATTGATAAEELFGVNNENIKKFETTPLAIMGMNQGDVDAVILDNTVANEYIENNPNEKIEAFYDEEAFAMEHYGFLFPKESELVEPLNEALQAIIDTGTYSEIYKEWFGAEPDLDTLKAAQSK